In Ectothiorhodosinus mongolicus, one DNA window encodes the following:
- a CDS encoding ATP-binding protein: MNAEIGVLYAAGVAYLGLLFFIAHASERGWLPERWVRHPMVYVLSLGVYATTWTYYGSVGFAAEQGYHFLTIYLGVTLAFVLTPVLLMPTLRLVREQQMTSLADLFAWRYRSPWTGLIVTLFMLVGVLPYIALQIRAVTESVAVLTDQTTPHFLALGFCVTLALFAVLFGARHITPREKHDGLVVAIAFESLVKLLALLLVGAVALFSVFSGPAGLSQWLSDHPEALDALYAPVTQSSWYSLMLLAFAAAFLLPRQFHMLFVENMDPKALQTASWAFPLFLLLLNLPIPLILWGGQASGLTMATDYFSLGLAAQHSSSLALLTFIGGVSAASAMMIVTTLALASMCLNHLILPARIRNQTLAQGNLYRWLLWGRRLLILSVIALGYGFYWLLEFREGLVQLGLISFVAVAQFLPGYLALLFWPRATRAGFISGLLGGIGIWVITLIMPLLQESGLAIPAIDLPLLLGWAGTDRWTFSTFWTLFVNVSLFVTVSLLTRPDSEALARRRGGADETLYALQSFSDIRDLDDLQRRLAEVLGPETAAQELKQALSDLNMRADALKPGDAQKLRGRLQRNLTGLLGPMLANIIIESQLKLTPQTRVALAHSLRFVEERLEHSDVRLRGLAAELDTLRRYHRQVLHELPLGVVSLSPEEDILIWNYAMGTISGINGRDMVGQSLKTLKGPWVGVLRAFLRSEDRHLYKTQMNIAGRQRWFNLHKSAVDTPAAGIQNANELRGTVILIEDLTELHDLENEVTHRDRLASIGRLAAGVAHEIGNPLTGIASLAQNLKDEHRPEEIDKSITQILQQTRRINNIVQSLITFSHAGEAPPTAPTAVNVHNCVAEAIQLLQLGQSSKGLQCQNRSSPELHVLCDAQQLLQVFINLINNALQASTSGDRVLINAAVMGDKIEVRIEDEGPGIAEELLDRIFDPFFTTKAAGSGTGLGLSVVYSILQDHGGTIHAENRPQGGACFTVRLPAAQELNPA, from the coding sequence ATGAACGCTGAAATTGGCGTTCTTTACGCTGCTGGCGTGGCCTATCTGGGCCTGCTGTTTTTTATTGCCCATGCCTCAGAGCGCGGCTGGCTGCCGGAGCGTTGGGTACGCCATCCAATGGTGTATGTGCTGTCTCTGGGTGTGTATGCCACCACCTGGACCTACTACGGCAGTGTCGGCTTTGCTGCGGAACAGGGGTATCACTTTCTCACGATTTATCTGGGCGTGACTTTGGCGTTTGTGCTCACGCCAGTGCTACTCATGCCCACACTGCGTCTGGTGCGCGAGCAGCAAATGACCTCACTGGCAGATTTATTTGCTTGGCGCTACCGCAGTCCATGGACCGGACTAATTGTCACGCTGTTCATGCTGGTGGGTGTCTTGCCCTACATCGCCTTGCAGATTCGCGCCGTCACCGAATCGGTGGCTGTGCTCACCGATCAAACCACGCCGCATTTCTTGGCATTAGGCTTTTGCGTCACCTTAGCCTTGTTCGCGGTGCTGTTTGGCGCCCGCCACATCACGCCACGCGAAAAACATGATGGCCTGGTGGTGGCCATTGCCTTTGAGTCGCTGGTCAAGCTATTGGCGCTTTTGTTGGTCGGCGCGGTCGCTTTATTCAGTGTTTTTTCCGGCCCCGCGGGACTTAGCCAGTGGTTGAGTGATCACCCAGAAGCTTTGGATGCTTTATATGCGCCGGTGACCCAAAGTTCTTGGTATAGCTTGATGCTGCTGGCTTTTGCCGCTGCTTTTTTGTTGCCACGACAGTTTCATATGCTGTTTGTTGAGAACATGGATCCCAAGGCCCTGCAAACCGCCAGCTGGGCATTCCCCTTATTTTTATTATTGCTGAACCTGCCCATCCCCCTGATTCTGTGGGGCGGCCAAGCCAGCGGCTTGACCATGGCCACCGATTATTTTTCCTTGGGGCTGGCGGCGCAACACAGCAGCAGCCTGGCCTTGCTCACCTTTATCGGCGGCGTTTCAGCCGCCAGCGCCATGATGATTGTGACTACTTTGGCGCTGGCTTCTATGTGCTTGAATCACCTCATCCTGCCGGCGCGCATCCGCAATCAAACCTTGGCACAGGGCAATCTCTATCGCTGGCTCTTATGGGGGCGGCGACTGCTTATTTTGTCGGTCATCGCTTTGGGTTATGGCTTTTATTGGTTGCTGGAATTTCGCGAGGGTTTGGTGCAGCTTGGGTTGATTTCATTTGTTGCCGTGGCACAGTTTTTGCCCGGTTATCTGGCCCTACTATTCTGGCCGCGTGCCACTCGGGCGGGATTTATTAGTGGGCTTTTGGGCGGTATTGGCATTTGGGTGATCACCTTGATCATGCCCTTACTCCAAGAATCGGGGCTGGCCATTCCGGCGATTGATTTGCCCTTATTGCTGGGCTGGGCAGGCACTGATCGCTGGACTTTTTCTACCTTCTGGACGCTGTTTGTCAACGTCAGTCTCTTTGTCACAGTCTCGCTGCTGACCCGCCCAGACTCTGAGGCCTTAGCGCGGCGGCGCGGTGGCGCTGATGAGACGCTTTATGCCTTGCAGAGCTTTAGCGATATTCGTGATTTGGATGATTTACAACGCCGCTTAGCCGAGGTTTTGGGTCCGGAAACTGCCGCCCAAGAACTCAAGCAGGCCCTGAGTGACCTGAACATGCGCGCCGATGCTCTAAAGCCCGGGGACGCACAAAAGTTGCGTGGGCGACTACAGCGCAATTTAACGGGGCTACTAGGGCCTATGCTGGCCAACATCATCATCGAAAGTCAGCTCAAACTCACACCCCAAACCCGCGTGGCCTTGGCTCACAGCCTGCGCTTTGTCGAAGAGCGATTAGAACATTCCGATGTGCGCTTGCGTGGTTTGGCAGCAGAGCTCGACACCCTGCGTCGCTATCATCGCCAAGTCCTGCATGAACTGCCTTTGGGGGTGGTGTCGCTCTCCCCTGAAGAAGACATTTTGATTTGGAACTACGCCATGGGCACGATTTCCGGGATCAATGGCCGAGACATGGTGGGCCAGTCCTTAAAAACGCTAAAGGGTCCTTGGGTGGGCGTATTGCGTGCTTTTTTACGCAGCGAGGACCGACATCTGTATAAAACCCAAATGAACATCGCTGGCCGTCAACGCTGGTTTAACTTACACAAATCCGCAGTCGATACGCCGGCCGCGGGCATTCAAAATGCCAATGAACTGCGAGGTACGGTGATCCTCATCGAAGATTTGACCGAACTGCATGACTTGGAAAATGAGGTCACGCATCGTGATCGCTTAGCCTCTATCGGTCGCCTCGCTGCGGGCGTGGCTCACGAAATTGGCAATCCGCTGACCGGCATCGCCTCGCTGGCACAAAATCTTAAAGACGAGCATCGGCCCGAGGAAATTGACAAATCCATTACCCAAATCCTGCAACAAACCCGCCGTATCAATAACATTGTTCAATCCCTGATCACCTTCAGCCATGCTGGCGAAGCGCCGCCAACCGCCCCCACAGCCGTGAATGTTCATAACTGTGTCGCCGAGGCCATACAGCTTTTGCAGCTTGGCCAATCCAGCAAGGGCTTACAGTGCCAGAACCGCAGCAGCCCTGAGTTACATGTGTTGTGCGATGCACAGCAGTTGCTACAAGTGTTTATTAATCTCATTAATAATGCCTTACAAGCTTCCACATCCGGGGATCGCGTACTGATCAATGCCGCAGTGATGGGCGATAAGATCGAAGTACGGATCGAAGATGAGGGCCCGGGTATTGCGGAAGAATTACTGGATCGAATTTTTGATCCGTTCTTCACCACCAAAGCGGCGGGAAGCGGCACAGGGCTCGGCTTGTCCGTGGTCTACAGCATCCTGCAGGACCACGGTGGTACCATCCATGCGGAAAACCGTCCGCAAGGCGGAGCCTGTTTCACGGTTCGCCTGCCGGCTGCACAGGAGCTTAACCCGGCGTGA
- a CDS encoding sigma-54-dependent transcriptional regulator translates to MTHILLVEDEDVIREALTKLLSKASYQVSSAADLASAQGLLGLEMFDLVISDLRLPDGEGIELIKVLSDTPLLIMTSFASVRSAVNAMKQGAADYIAKPFDHDEMLLCVARLLRQRQLERENQQLHQELDQRYPIEGMVGESPLMHQICRTVERVAATDTIVLIRGESGTGKELVARAIHKKSGRAQAPLVVVNCAAIPEGLLESELFGHEKGAFTGALTRRQGLVEAAHGGTLFLDEIGELTPAAQSRLLRVLQDGEIRRVGANESQRIDVRLLAATHRDLEAMVAQGEFREDLYYRLRVVEIAMPALRQRREDITPLAEFLLDKASRRLKSPARRLDESAVKALLAHHWPGNVRELENALERSVILADGEVILPEHLALPSSEAPDTAQKTESLDDYFRRFVQENQLSMTETELAQRLGISRKALWERRQRMGMPRPG, encoded by the coding sequence GTGACTCATATCCTGCTTGTTGAAGATGAAGACGTCATCCGCGAAGCGCTGACTAAGTTATTAAGCAAAGCCAGCTATCAGGTCAGCAGCGCCGCCGATTTGGCTAGCGCACAGGGCCTTTTGGGGCTAGAGATGTTCGATTTGGTGATTAGCGACCTGCGCCTTCCCGATGGTGAGGGTATTGAGCTCATCAAGGTTCTCAGCGACACGCCCTTGTTAATCATGACCAGCTTCGCCAGCGTGCGCTCAGCGGTGAATGCGATGAAACAAGGCGCCGCTGACTATATCGCCAAACCCTTTGATCATGACGAGATGCTGTTGTGCGTAGCGCGTCTGCTGCGTCAGCGTCAACTCGAGCGCGAAAATCAACAACTGCATCAGGAACTGGATCAGCGCTATCCGATCGAGGGCATGGTCGGTGAATCGCCGCTCATGCATCAGATCTGCCGTACCGTTGAACGGGTAGCGGCCACCGACACCATCGTGTTAATTCGCGGCGAATCAGGCACCGGCAAGGAATTGGTGGCACGTGCCATTCACAAAAAAAGCGGCCGCGCACAAGCTCCTTTGGTCGTGGTGAACTGCGCCGCCATTCCCGAAGGTCTCTTGGAGAGTGAGTTATTCGGCCATGAAAAAGGCGCTTTCACCGGCGCGCTAACACGGCGTCAAGGCTTGGTCGAAGCCGCTCATGGTGGCACCCTGTTTTTGGATGAAATTGGTGAATTAACCCCAGCCGCGCAATCGCGGCTATTGCGCGTCTTACAGGATGGTGAAATCCGCCGGGTCGGCGCCAACGAATCTCAGCGTATCGATGTCCGTCTCTTGGCCGCGACCCATCGTGACCTCGAGGCGATGGTGGCTCAGGGTGAGTTTCGCGAGGACTTGTATTACCGGTTGCGGGTGGTGGAGATCGCCATGCCGGCGCTGCGCCAGCGCCGTGAGGATATTACGCCGCTGGCTGAATTTCTTTTGGACAAAGCCAGCCGCCGCCTGAAATCTCCCGCCCGACGGCTAGATGAGAGCGCGGTCAAGGCCTTATTGGCGCATCACTGGCCCGGGAATGTACGCGAATTGGAAAATGCGCTAGAGCGCTCTGTAATTCTCGCTGATGGTGAGGTTATCCTGCCTGAGCACCTCGCGCTGCCCAGCAGCGAGGCGCCGGATACGGCACAGAAAACCGAAAGTCTGGATGATTATTTCCGCCGCTTTGTGCAGGAAAATCAGCTCAGCATGACCGAAACTGAATTAGCGCAGCGCCTTGGCATTAGCCGCAAAGCTCTATGGGAGCGCCGCCAGCGCATGGGGATGCCACGCCCCGGATAA
- a CDS encoding putative nucleotidyltransferase substrate binding domain-containing protein, whose product MPSSRGVLAPVLDFLSRHEPFKRMAGAHLEFAAKRMSLIFYAAEETLLEPSMGPVQALYLVKQGRIAQEPLDRQGHVMGAARELDAGALFSIGALASRRSVRSRYRATEDSFCLVLGAQDFNELSNLSGVFRDFCSRRLAGLVDQLLTEAQSRAAIGMPAETTLGLTIAERMREQPLTCQPEAALHAVLSDMYEHKSDAVVVIDGEQRPVGIFTLHDLLSRVTLVGKSLQEPIRSVMTTEPLSLPSGALALEAATLMARHGMHHICVIERGRLKGLLAEQDLFSSKQLDLVKLSLAIEQCRSIDDLAELSRSVQQLMGQLLLQSLRTDQVMPMLSTLNDHISRRAIGLLTEIHDGDLPQFDWLSFGSEGRREQTLLTDQDNGIIFTPGRGSLETSRQRLVRLATRINEALRRCGFALCRGQVMASNPEYCLTAEEWRQKFARYMDGGSPAHLLKANTFFDLRVLHGREGATEDLRQWFLQKTSMNSRFRRQMAENALRLRPPLNWLGDFKLAQRDSEHGGVLDLKVNGVTPVTDAARIYALAIKCPATHTEARLEACVAEGIMNEQEVLAWTKAYRYMQRLRLHRQLRRQQAGQPMDNYVDPAELDQLQKHTLKEAFRQVRRLQSRVALDYQL is encoded by the coding sequence GTGCCTTCCTCACGTGGCGTGCTCGCCCCGGTGCTGGATTTTCTATCTCGTCATGAGCCTTTTAAGCGCATGGCAGGTGCCCATTTGGAATTTGCCGCGAAACGCATGAGCCTGATTTTTTATGCGGCGGAAGAAACTCTGTTAGAACCCTCCATGGGTCCGGTCCAAGCCCTCTACCTGGTTAAGCAAGGCCGCATCGCGCAGGAGCCCTTGGATCGTCAGGGACACGTCATGGGTGCAGCGCGCGAGCTTGATGCAGGCGCTCTTTTCTCGATAGGTGCGCTGGCATCACGTCGATCCGTTCGCTCGCGCTACCGAGCCACCGAAGACTCTTTCTGCTTGGTGTTGGGCGCACAAGATTTCAACGAACTGTCCAATCTCTCGGGCGTATTTCGTGATTTTTGTTCCCGCCGCCTCGCGGGGTTGGTGGATCAACTACTGACCGAAGCGCAGTCACGTGCTGCCATAGGGATGCCCGCAGAAACCACGCTTGGGTTGACCATCGCTGAGCGCATGCGCGAACAACCGCTTACCTGCCAGCCCGAAGCGGCTTTGCATGCCGTCCTTAGCGACATGTACGAACACAAATCCGATGCGGTGGTAGTCATTGACGGCGAGCAGCGTCCTGTGGGGATTTTCACCCTGCATGACCTCCTGTCTCGCGTCACCTTGGTGGGCAAATCCTTGCAAGAGCCGATTCGTAGCGTGATGACCACCGAGCCACTGAGTCTGCCCAGCGGCGCTTTGGCCTTGGAAGCAGCGACACTGATGGCTCGCCATGGCATGCATCATATCTGTGTTATCGAACGCGGGCGCTTGAAAGGCTTGCTGGCTGAGCAAGATCTCTTTTCTTCCAAACAATTAGATCTAGTCAAGCTGTCTTTGGCGATCGAGCAATGCCGCAGCATCGACGATCTGGCCGAGTTATCACGCTCCGTACAGCAGCTCATGGGGCAACTGCTCCTGCAGAGTTTGCGCACGGACCAAGTCATGCCCATGCTCAGCACTCTCAATGATCATATCAGCCGCCGCGCTATTGGCCTTCTGACTGAGATCCATGATGGCGATTTGCCGCAGTTCGATTGGCTGTCTTTCGGCAGCGAAGGTCGGCGTGAACAAACTCTGCTGACCGATCAGGACAATGGCATTATCTTCACCCCAGGACGCGGCAGCCTCGAGACCAGTCGACAAAGACTGGTGCGGCTGGCAACGCGTATCAATGAGGCGCTGCGGCGCTGCGGTTTTGCTTTGTGTCGCGGCCAAGTGATGGCCAGCAACCCCGAATACTGCTTGACGGCCGAGGAGTGGCGACAGAAGTTTGCGCGCTACATGGATGGCGGCAGCCCCGCGCATCTGCTTAAAGCCAACACCTTTTTTGATCTGCGTGTCCTGCATGGTCGCGAGGGTGCTACCGAGGATTTGCGTCAGTGGTTTTTGCAGAAAACCTCGATGAACAGCCGTTTTCGTCGGCAAATGGCAGAAAACGCCTTACGCCTTCGCCCGCCGCTGAACTGGCTGGGTGATTTTAAACTGGCGCAGCGCGACAGCGAACACGGCGGTGTTCTGGATTTGAAAGTCAATGGCGTCACGCCGGTGACCGATGCGGCACGCATTTATGCTTTGGCGATTAAATGTCCAGCCACGCATACCGAAGCACGACTCGAAGCTTGTGTCGCCGAGGGCATCATGAATGAGCAAGAAGTCTTGGCCTGGACTAAGGCTTATCGTTACATGCAAAGATTGCGTCTGCACCGCCAACTGCGGCGGCAGCAAGCCGGTCAACCCATGGACAATTACGTCGACCCGGCGGAGCTGGACCAGCTGCAAAAACACACGTTAAAAGAGGCCTTTCGCCAGGTGCGGCGACTGCAGTCGCGGGTGGCCTTGGATTATCAGTTGTAA
- a CDS encoding DUF4212 domain-containing protein, which yields MSANLQEQRTAYWNANLRILGVCLAIWFIAGFLLPIFLVDALNTISLGGYPLGFWVAQQGSIYTFLALIFFYAWRMNKLDREFDVDED from the coding sequence ATGAGTGCCAATCTACAGGAACAGAGAACAGCCTATTGGAATGCCAACTTGCGCATTCTTGGGGTCTGTCTCGCGATCTGGTTTATCGCAGGATTTCTCCTGCCGATCTTCCTGGTCGATGCATTGAACACCATATCCCTGGGCGGTTATCCCTTGGGATTCTGGGTGGCCCAGCAAGGTTCGATTTATACGTTCTTGGCGTTGATCTTTTTCTACGCCTGGCGCATGAACAAGCTGGATCGCGAATTTGACGTCGACGAAGACTAA
- a CDS encoding sodium:solute symporter family protein, which yields MELKTMIYLVVGASFLLYIGIAIWARASTTGEFYVAGKGVNPIANGMATAADWMSAASFISMAGLIAFLGYSGSVYLMGWTGGYVLMALLLAPYLRKFGKFTVPEFVGDRFYSTGARVVAVICLLIISITYVVGQMRGVGIVFSRFLEVDILIGLIAGMSIVFIYAVLGGMKGITYTQIAQYVVLIFAYTVPAVFISIQLTGWFLPQFGLGGTLSGSDGVYLLNALDSMMVDLGFNEYSTNSSFSTLNMFLLTMSLMIGTAGLPHVIIRFFTVPRVRDARKSAGWALVFIALLYTTAPAVGAMAMYNLVNTLYPGGVGNVSEAMVYDERPSWMRTWERTGLLNFDDKNDDGRIQYYNQNNPPAWVAENNLQGNELARLDRDIMVLANPEIAALPNWVIALVAAGGIAAALSTAAGLLLAISSAISHDLLKGVWMPNISEKNELLAGRLSMVAAILLAGYLGLNPPGFAAEVVALAFGLAAASLFPVLMMGIFYKRMNKEGAIAGMLAGLLSTMLYIFLFKGWFFFPGTNLLVDNADNWIFGISPQSFGTVGAVINVIVAVTVAKLTAPPPQEIQDLVESVRVPRADATS from the coding sequence ATGGAACTTAAGACCATGATTTACCTGGTGGTCGGTGCCTCGTTCTTGCTTTATATCGGCATCGCCATCTGGGCCCGGGCTAGTACCACCGGGGAATTTTACGTTGCAGGCAAAGGGGTTAACCCGATCGCCAATGGTATGGCGACGGCGGCTGACTGGATGTCTGCAGCATCCTTCATCTCCATGGCAGGTCTGATCGCCTTCTTGGGTTACAGCGGTTCGGTGTACCTGATGGGTTGGACCGGTGGCTACGTGCTGATGGCTTTGTTGCTTGCCCCTTACTTGCGTAAGTTCGGTAAGTTCACTGTGCCTGAGTTCGTCGGTGACCGCTTCTATTCCACTGGAGCTCGCGTGGTGGCCGTTATCTGCTTGCTCATCATCTCCATCACTTACGTGGTGGGCCAGATGCGTGGTGTGGGTATCGTGTTCTCCCGCTTCCTCGAAGTGGACATTCTCATCGGCCTGATCGCCGGCATGAGTATCGTGTTCATCTACGCGGTGCTGGGCGGCATGAAAGGCATTACCTACACGCAGATTGCGCAGTATGTGGTGCTGATCTTCGCTTACACTGTGCCTGCAGTGTTCATCTCCATCCAGCTTACTGGCTGGTTCCTGCCCCAGTTCGGGTTGGGCGGCACGCTCAGCGGCAGCGACGGAGTTTACCTGCTCAATGCACTGGACAGCATGATGGTCGATCTCGGCTTCAACGAGTATTCCACCAATAGTAGCTTCAGTACGCTGAACATGTTCCTGTTGACCATGTCACTGATGATCGGTACTGCCGGTCTGCCGCACGTAATCATCCGTTTCTTCACGGTGCCGCGTGTGCGTGATGCTCGTAAGTCTGCAGGTTGGGCTTTGGTGTTCATCGCCCTGCTGTACACCACTGCTCCGGCTGTGGGTGCCATGGCTATGTACAACCTGGTCAACACCCTCTACCCCGGCGGTGTGGGTAATGTCAGTGAAGCAATGGTTTACGACGAGCGTCCAAGTTGGATGCGGACTTGGGAAAGAACCGGTCTGCTGAACTTTGACGATAAGAATGACGATGGTCGTATTCAGTACTACAACCAAAACAATCCGCCTGCTTGGGTGGCCGAAAACAATTTGCAAGGTAACGAGCTGGCACGTTTGGACCGTGACATCATGGTGCTCGCCAACCCGGAAATTGCGGCACTACCCAATTGGGTGATTGCTTTGGTGGCAGCCGGTGGTATCGCTGCTGCGTTGTCTACTGCGGCCGGTCTGCTGTTGGCGATTTCTTCCGCCATCTCGCATGACTTGCTCAAGGGGGTATGGATGCCCAACATCTCAGAGAAAAACGAGCTATTAGCGGGCCGTCTATCGATGGTCGCGGCGATTTTGCTCGCTGGTTATCTGGGACTGAATCCGCCGGGCTTTGCGGCGGAAGTGGTGGCCTTGGCCTTTGGTCTGGCAGCTGCTTCGCTGTTCCCCGTGCTGATGATGGGTATTTTCTATAAGCGGATGAACAAGGAAGGTGCGATCGCCGGTATGTTGGCCGGTCTGCTGAGCACCATGCTTTATATCTTCTTGTTCAAGGGCTGGTTCTTCTTCCCGGGTACCAATTTGCTGGTCGATAATGCCGACAATTGGATCTTCGGGATCTCGCCGCAGAGCTTTGGTACGGTCGGCGCGGTCATTAACGTGATCGTCGCAGTGACAGTAGCCAAACTCACGGCACCCCCGCCGCAGGAGATTCAGGACTTGGTGGAAAGCGTGCGCGTGCCGCGTGCTGACGCCACTTCCTAA
- a CDS encoding DUF294 nucleotidyltransferase-like domain-containing protein — MAANAALQRIRQSRNRETLFTFASRLPGLQSEWWQSGLNAYELGVQFTRISDAITQRLIQLAIEDLGTPPIAFAWLACGSQGRCEQLAHTDQDNALILSQPPNSMQGDYFQTLAARVTEDLHTCGFTLCQGGIMASNAEWCQPVEVWRNYFNQWIAHPDKRALMLANNFCDLRTITGSTGLLQSVLKPSFASAQAHRRFITALAAEALRSRPPHRLPFWLTLRRGRRIDLKQSGLMPIIALARVLALECGCRHTHTRHRLQAVIGAGLLSRSNGTELIHAWDTLARLRLAHFDQQYQRLGRFSNQVRVAQLPRQDQKALQTAFASIRLMQQWLAHRFSAEIVQ; from the coding sequence ATGGCTGCTAATGCCGCTTTGCAACGGATTCGGCAAAGTAGGAACCGAGAGACTTTATTCACGTTTGCCTCGCGACTGCCTGGCTTGCAGTCAGAGTGGTGGCAAAGCGGCCTGAACGCCTATGAGCTGGGCGTGCAATTCACCCGCATCAGTGATGCCATCACCCAACGATTGATTCAGCTGGCCATCGAAGATCTGGGGACGCCTCCTATCGCCTTTGCCTGGCTAGCCTGTGGCTCTCAAGGCAGATGTGAGCAACTGGCTCACACCGATCAAGACAATGCCTTAATCCTCAGCCAACCGCCCAACAGCATGCAAGGCGATTATTTTCAGACCCTGGCCGCTCGCGTCACCGAGGATTTACATACCTGCGGATTTACCCTGTGCCAGGGTGGCATCATGGCCAGCAATGCAGAATGGTGCCAGCCTGTCGAGGTTTGGCGGAATTACTTCAATCAGTGGATTGCCCACCCCGACAAACGCGCCCTGATGTTGGCCAATAATTTCTGTGATCTGCGCACCATTACAGGTTCAACCGGCTTATTGCAGAGCGTATTAAAACCTAGCTTCGCTAGCGCTCAAGCGCATCGACGCTTTATCACTGCCTTGGCCGCTGAAGCCCTGCGCTCTCGCCCCCCTCATCGCTTGCCATTTTGGTTAACCCTGCGTCGCGGACGACGCATCGATCTCAAACAGTCCGGATTGATGCCCATCATCGCTCTGGCGCGTGTCTTGGCCTTGGAGTGTGGGTGCCGACACACGCATACACGACATCGACTGCAAGCAGTCATCGGTGCGGGCCTCTTGAGTCGCTCGAACGGCACGGAGTTAATCCATGCCTGGGATACCCTCGCGCGCTTAAGATTGGCGCACTTTGACCAGCAGTACCAAAGACTGGGGAGGTTTAGCAACCAAGTGCGAGTGGCCCAACTGCCGCGTCAAGATCAAAAAGCATTACAAACGGCCTTTGCCAGTATTCGCCTAATGCAGCAATGGCTTGCGCATCGTTTTTCGGCGGAAATAGTGCAATGA